A part of Candidatus Deferrimicrobium sp. genomic DNA contains:
- a CDS encoding cytochrome c3 family protein: MREKFLAWWKLVVGSRREVTLVVAVVVGLLIVFNGAFFVAAYFPGSCRACHYMDPYVDQWKASAHANVTCIKCHSFSPVFITVTTLKYWTGLYNPRPRADVKDAACLANGCHEGRIEKGKAKLGNITFDHQDHMTKLKRGEKLRCTSCHNAIVQGEHIVKGSHTQVDTGVCFLCHFKGISAGQALGGCPGCHGTPTKVVEHSGFMFSHESYLKLGVPCKQCHIRVSEGDGKVQNAHCYDCHVGRLDKKADVLAIHRTHVTFNAIQCFKCHERVRHGQVELVKTFEVQCDGCHKRLHNYQKEMYMGAGAKGVPDTPSRMFSAQVSCNGCHTRSVEVKESGVAYPGESKLSAERQSCVVCHGKRYDLMLDDWVRESRVLVADLERIVAAGKAAVGSGPTTDRKLSQARALVADAQANLAFLRAGRGAHNIEYALKIVRVGFEQVTAAYRTAGVAGGPPKPAILASPSAYCATLCHSRVMPSDKVFFREMELQFPHALHVKDVGIECAKCHSPEKHKMRIVTKSECMKCHHESKDIDCGHCHSAQKALYEGKVKAYGVTPAPDVMAAAETKCIECHDLKKGTQTVLTVKAKCEGCHNAKYGKMLLDWKQEITKQENGIAVALDEAKEYVARTKKAGRDVSKEETLLRQADANYQAVSAGRGVHNHKLSREMLRAAQADLDKVLAAKRKK; this comes from the coding sequence ATGAGGGAGAAATTTTTGGCGTGGTGGAAATTGGTGGTGGGGAGCCGCCGGGAGGTCACGCTCGTCGTCGCGGTCGTCGTCGGACTCCTGATCGTCTTCAACGGGGCCTTCTTCGTTGCGGCGTACTTTCCCGGCTCCTGCCGGGCGTGCCACTACATGGACCCTTACGTCGACCAGTGGAAGGCGTCCGCCCACGCGAACGTAACGTGCATCAAGTGCCACTCCTTCTCTCCCGTCTTCATCACGGTGACCACTCTCAAGTATTGGACGGGGCTCTACAACCCGCGACCGCGCGCCGACGTGAAAGACGCCGCGTGCCTGGCGAACGGATGCCACGAGGGAAGGATCGAAAAGGGGAAGGCGAAGCTGGGGAACATCACCTTCGACCACCAGGACCACATGACGAAGCTGAAGCGCGGCGAGAAGCTGCGCTGCACGAGCTGCCACAACGCGATCGTCCAGGGGGAGCATATCGTCAAGGGGTCGCACACCCAGGTCGACACCGGCGTCTGCTTCCTGTGCCACTTCAAGGGGATCAGCGCGGGGCAGGCCCTGGGCGGCTGTCCGGGGTGCCACGGGACGCCCACGAAGGTCGTGGAGCACAGCGGCTTCATGTTTTCCCACGAGTCGTACCTGAAGCTCGGCGTTCCATGCAAGCAGTGCCACATCCGGGTGTCCGAGGGAGACGGGAAGGTCCAGAACGCCCATTGCTACGACTGCCACGTCGGTCGGCTCGATAAGAAGGCCGACGTGCTGGCGATCCATCGCACGCATGTCACCTTCAACGCGATCCAGTGCTTCAAGTGCCACGAGAGGGTCCGGCACGGACAGGTAGAACTGGTGAAGACGTTCGAGGTCCAGTGCGACGGCTGCCACAAGCGGCTGCACAATTACCAGAAGGAGATGTACATGGGGGCGGGGGCGAAGGGCGTCCCCGACACCCCATCGCGGATGTTCTCGGCGCAGGTTTCCTGCAACGGGTGCCATACACGGTCCGTGGAGGTGAAGGAGTCCGGGGTGGCGTACCCGGGCGAAAGCAAGCTCTCGGCGGAGAGGCAGAGCTGCGTTGTTTGCCACGGGAAGCGGTACGACCTGATGCTCGACGACTGGGTCCGGGAATCCCGGGTCCTGGTGGCCGACCTGGAACGGATCGTGGCGGCCGGGAAGGCGGCCGTCGGGAGCGGACCGACGACCGACAGGAAGCTTTCCCAGGCGCGGGCGCTCGTCGCGGACGCGCAGGCGAACCTCGCCTTCCTCCGCGCGGGGCGCGGCGCCCACAACATCGAATACGCCCTCAAGATCGTCCGGGTGGGGTTCGAACAGGTGACCGCGGCCTACCGGACGGCGGGCGTGGCGGGCGGTCCCCCGAAGCCGGCGATCCTCGCATCGCCGTCGGCGTACTGCGCCACCCTGTGCCACTCCCGCGTGATGCCGTCGGACAAGGTGTTCTTCCGGGAGATGGAACTCCAGTTCCCGCACGCCCTGCATGTGAAGGACGTCGGGATCGAGTGCGCGAAGTGCCACTCCCCCGAAAAACACAAGATGCGCATCGTGACGAAGTCCGAATGCATGAAGTGCCACCACGAGAGCAAGGACATCGATTGCGGGCATTGCCACAGCGCCCAGAAGGCCCTCTACGAGGGGAAGGTGAAGGCGTATGGCGTGACCCCGGCGCCGGACGTGATGGCGGCCGCGGAAACGAAATGCATCGAGTGCCACGACCTGAAGAAAGGGACGCAGACGGTGCTGACCGTCAAGGCGAAGTGCGAAGGGTGTCACAACGCGAAGTACGGCAAGATGCTCCTCGACTGGAAGCAGGAGATCACGAAGCAGGAGAACGGCATCGCGGTCGCGCTCGATGAGGCGAAAGAGTACGTCGCACGCACGAAGAAGGCCGGGAGGGACGTTTCGAAGGAGGAGACGCTGCTCCGTCAGGCGGACGCGAACTATCAGGCGGTCTCCGCCGGCCGCGGGGTCCACAACCACAAGCTCAGCAGGGAGATGCTCCGGGCGGCGCAGGCAGACCTCGACAAGGTGCTGGCGGCAAAGCGGAAGAAATAA
- a CDS encoding cytochrome c3 family protein, with amino-acid sequence MVNPRMRTVRSFFTAILAVTILPLIAGAASALDNGQCFDCHGDPAILGWSPAEKASNVTPGGVTRAESAFGKFPGMSLHVDSAAFKASVHGDVSCTDCHADLKSLPHPARLKRVDCSGCHSEVAAVYAKSRHVVAADRKPVVNGPTCADCHGAHAVPKRTLSTSPIYYRNLAATCNRCHANPEITTKRNMGIPGASRMYDRGIHNQAIMTKGLNKSATCADCHGAHDMLERTDPASSINKRNLPATCGKCHYGVFTIYRESVHGTSLARGVPDAPNCADCHGEHDIRQAADPNSQVSFGAVSGKTCATCHAAEKLAARYGLPVDKVRGYEQSFHGLSARLGDKTVANCSSCHGVHAIFPSSDPRSTINPKNLPVTCGKCHPGATANFASGNIHVGPGGTGGKIKLWVERFYIWLIVVVIGGMVVHNGFDYFRKMQAIYRRRREWGHPGYERLNRSERVQHILTFTTFFTLVITGFALKFKWSLPLVADQTNVFLRGGLHRIAAVLMIATSVYHLFYAVFTTRGRGQLVRMLPCWKDAEDVVGTIRYYLGFASHKPKFERFSYVEKAEYLALVWGTIVMVVTGFLLWFQNEALKHIPMWGLDVATLVHYYEAILATLAIIVWHLYYVIVNPDFTPMSFTWIDGKLSRHDMEHEHALELEEIEAYGRRGETPPPDVTRIAPEEE; translated from the coding sequence ATGGTGAATCCGCGCATGCGTACGGTCCGGTCCTTCTTCACGGCGATCCTGGCCGTGACGATACTCCCGTTGATTGCGGGCGCCGCCTCCGCGCTGGACAACGGGCAGTGCTTCGACTGCCACGGTGACCCGGCGATCCTCGGCTGGTCCCCGGCGGAAAAGGCGTCCAACGTGACGCCGGGAGGAGTGACGCGCGCCGAGAGCGCTTTCGGGAAGTTTCCCGGCATGTCGCTCCACGTCGACTCCGCCGCGTTCAAGGCCTCCGTGCACGGGGACGTCTCCTGCACCGACTGCCACGCGGATCTCAAGAGCCTGCCGCACCCCGCCCGGTTGAAGAGAGTGGACTGCTCCGGTTGCCACTCCGAGGTGGCCGCCGTCTACGCGAAGAGCCGGCACGTGGTCGCCGCCGACCGCAAGCCCGTCGTCAACGGCCCGACGTGCGCGGATTGCCATGGCGCCCATGCGGTTCCGAAACGGACCCTCTCCACCTCCCCGATCTATTACCGCAACCTCGCCGCCACCTGCAACCGGTGCCACGCGAACCCCGAGATCACCACGAAGCGGAACATGGGCATCCCGGGGGCCTCCCGGATGTACGACCGGGGGATCCACAACCAGGCGATCATGACGAAGGGGCTGAACAAGTCCGCCACGTGCGCGGACTGCCACGGCGCCCACGACATGCTGGAGCGTACCGACCCAGCGTCCTCGATCAACAAGAGGAATCTCCCCGCGACCTGCGGGAAGTGCCACTACGGCGTCTTCACCATCTACCGGGAGAGCGTGCACGGGACGTCGCTGGCCCGCGGGGTCCCCGACGCGCCCAACTGCGCCGACTGCCACGGTGAGCACGACATCCGCCAGGCAGCCGATCCGAACTCCCAGGTCTCCTTCGGCGCCGTCTCCGGGAAGACGTGCGCCACCTGCCATGCCGCCGAGAAACTGGCGGCGCGATACGGGTTGCCGGTGGACAAGGTGCGCGGATACGAGCAGAGCTTCCACGGCCTTTCCGCCCGCCTGGGCGACAAGACCGTGGCGAACTGCTCCTCCTGCCACGGCGTGCATGCGATCTTCCCCTCCTCGGATCCCCGCTCCACGATCAACCCGAAAAACCTCCCCGTTACCTGCGGCAAATGCCACCCGGGCGCCACGGCGAACTTCGCCAGCGGGAACATCCACGTGGGCCCCGGCGGCACGGGCGGAAAGATCAAGCTCTGGGTGGAGCGGTTCTACATCTGGCTGATCGTCGTGGTGATCGGCGGGATGGTCGTCCACAACGGCTTCGACTACTTCCGGAAGATGCAGGCGATCTACCGGCGCCGTCGGGAATGGGGGCACCCCGGCTACGAGCGGCTGAACCGCTCCGAACGGGTACAGCACATCCTCACCTTCACGACCTTCTTCACCCTTGTGATCACGGGGTTCGCGCTGAAATTCAAATGGTCCCTCCCGCTGGTCGCGGACCAGACCAACGTCTTCCTGCGGGGCGGGCTCCACCGAATTGCCGCGGTCCTGATGATCGCCACCTCCGTCTACCACCTCTTCTACGCGGTCTTCACCACGAGGGGGCGCGGTCAGCTGGTGCGGATGCTCCCGTGCTGGAAGGACGCCGAAGACGTCGTGGGGACGATCCGGTACTACCTGGGATTTGCGAGCCACAAACCGAAGTTCGAGCGGTTCAGCTACGTCGAGAAGGCGGAGTACCTCGCGCTCGTGTGGGGGACGATCGTGATGGTCGTCACCGGCTTCCTCCTGTGGTTCCAGAACGAGGCGCTGAAGCACATCCCGATGTGGGGGCTGGACGTGGCCACGCTCGTCCACTACTACGAGGCGATCCTGGCCACCCTGGCCATCATCGTCTGGCATCTCTACTATGTGATCGTCAACCCGGATTTCACCCCCATGTCCTTCACATGGATCGACGGGAAGCTCTCGCGGCATGATATGGAACACGAGCACGCCCTCGAACTCGAAGAGATCGAAGCGTACGGGCGCCGCGGGGAGACCCCGCCTCCCGACGTCACCCGGATCGCCCCGGAGGAGGAATGA
- a CDS encoding glycine cleavage system protein GcvH, whose protein sequence is MDETGLKFSEDHVWVLEMGPTVRIGVSDYGQEQLGEILSAALCEVGKFLEPGDTFSELESQKTVIELPSPVTGTVRAVNETIRDDPSLINVDPYGKGWIVEVEIEEPEEIERLMSGEEYETFVEE, encoded by the coding sequence ATGGATGAGACCGGACTGAAATTCTCCGAAGATCACGTCTGGGTCCTCGAGATGGGACCCACCGTTCGCATCGGCGTTTCCGACTACGGGCAGGAGCAGCTGGGGGAGATCCTTTCCGCGGCGCTGTGCGAGGTCGGGAAGTTCCTGGAGCCGGGGGATACGTTCAGCGAGTTGGAGTCCCAGAAAACCGTGATCGAGCTCCCCTCCCCCGTCACGGGGACGGTCCGGGCCGTGAACGAGACGATCCGGGACGACCCCTCCTTGATCAACGTCGACCCGTACGGCAAGGGTTGGATTGTCGAGGTCGAGATCGAGGAGCCCGAGGAGATCGAGCGGCTGATGAGCGGCGAAGAGTACGAGACGTTCGTGGAGGAGTAG
- a CDS encoding bifunctional homocysteine S-methyltransferase/methylenetetrahydrofolate reductase has product MKRSPLIFDGAMGTVIYDRGVFINTCYDELCLTNPKLILQIHRDYVEAGAEVIETNTFGANPIRLKPYGLAEKTEMINRAGVRLAREAAGEEVFVAGSVGPCTESRQRMPDAFAPEVEASFLAQMEAFAAEGVDLFLLETFSQLNELQLAARVAKAFGKPVLASFVLNDRGETALGMRAETMASALSGDGNVDIVGINCGTGPSGIFDALQAILPHTAKPIVVMPNAGMPREISGRVMYLTSPEYFTEYAKKYIELGVRGVGGCCGTTPAHIRMAARAVKPLRVGKRRVEVKPLLRQESLVYAVPTERKSRLAAKLCAGEKVTSVELVPPKSSDMTVLLDRARKCADAGVDAINIPDGPRASARVSPMISALTILQHVGIEPILHYCCRDRNLIGMQSDLLGGYAAKLANFLIITGDPPKLGEYPDVTGVFDVDSIGLVQVASNLNRGLDIGGNPIDPPTGLFLGVGANPCAVDLEREIERYFRKIDAGAEFAITQPVFDPEALLRFLDRVETYRRKIPVLAGVWPLLSFKNAEFMNNEVPGVVVPKAILERMSRCRTREDGRKAGIEIARGIVERISGRVNGFQVSAPMGHVETALAVLGKSS; this is encoded by the coding sequence ATGAAGCGGTCGCCGCTCATCTTCGACGGCGCCATGGGAACGGTGATCTACGACCGCGGGGTGTTCATCAACACCTGCTACGACGAGCTGTGCCTCACGAACCCGAAACTGATCCTCCAGATCCACCGCGATTACGTGGAAGCCGGGGCCGAGGTGATCGAGACGAACACTTTCGGGGCCAACCCGATCCGCCTCAAGCCGTACGGCCTCGCCGAAAAGACGGAGATGATCAACCGCGCAGGGGTCCGCCTGGCGCGGGAAGCGGCGGGGGAGGAAGTCTTCGTCGCGGGCTCGGTGGGACCGTGCACCGAGTCCCGGCAGCGGATGCCCGACGCGTTCGCCCCCGAGGTCGAGGCGTCGTTCCTGGCGCAGATGGAAGCCTTCGCGGCGGAGGGAGTGGACCTGTTCCTCCTCGAGACCTTCTCCCAACTGAACGAACTCCAGCTCGCCGCGCGGGTGGCGAAGGCGTTCGGCAAGCCGGTCCTCGCCTCCTTCGTCCTGAACGACCGGGGCGAGACCGCGCTGGGGATGCGTGCGGAGACGATGGCGTCGGCCCTCTCCGGGGACGGCAACGTCGACATCGTCGGGATCAACTGCGGCACGGGCCCTTCCGGCATCTTCGACGCGCTCCAGGCGATCCTCCCGCACACCGCGAAACCGATTGTCGTCATGCCGAACGCGGGGATGCCCCGGGAGATCAGCGGACGCGTGATGTACCTGACGAGCCCGGAATATTTCACCGAGTACGCCAAGAAGTACATCGAGCTGGGGGTCCGGGGGGTGGGGGGGTGCTGCGGAACGACCCCGGCGCACATCCGGATGGCGGCGCGGGCCGTGAAGCCGCTGCGCGTCGGCAAGCGGCGCGTGGAGGTGAAACCGCTCCTCCGGCAGGAGTCCCTGGTCTACGCGGTCCCGACCGAGAGGAAGTCCCGCCTCGCGGCGAAGTTGTGCGCGGGAGAGAAAGTGACGTCGGTCGAGCTCGTCCCGCCGAAATCGAGCGACATGACCGTGCTGCTCGACAGGGCCAGGAAGTGCGCGGATGCCGGCGTCGACGCGATCAACATCCCCGACGGCCCCCGGGCGAGCGCGCGGGTCTCACCGATGATCTCCGCCCTCACCATCCTGCAGCACGTCGGGATCGAGCCGATCCTCCACTACTGCTGCCGCGACCGGAACCTGATCGGGATGCAGTCGGACCTGCTGGGGGGATACGCCGCGAAGCTCGCCAACTTCCTCATCATCACCGGGGACCCGCCGAAGCTGGGCGAGTACCCGGACGTGACCGGCGTCTTCGACGTGGATTCGATCGGGCTGGTCCAGGTGGCGTCGAACCTGAACCGCGGGCTGGACATCGGAGGCAACCCGATCGATCCCCCCACGGGCCTGTTCCTCGGGGTGGGCGCCAATCCGTGCGCGGTGGATCTGGAGCGGGAGATCGAGCGGTACTTCCGGAAGATCGACGCGGGGGCGGAGTTCGCCATCACGCAGCCGGTGTTCGATCCCGAGGCGCTGCTGCGGTTCCTCGACCGCGTGGAGACATACCGGCGGAAGATCCCCGTTCTCGCGGGGGTGTGGCCGCTCCTCAGCTTCAAGAACGCCGAGTTCATGAACAACGAGGTCCCCGGCGTGGTCGTGCCGAAGGCGATCCTCGAACGGATGTCGCGCTGCAGGACCAGGGAGGATGGGCGGAAGGCGGGGATCGAGATCGCCCGCGGGATCGTCGAGAGGATCTCGGGCCGCGTGAACGGATTCCAGGTGAGCGCCCCGATGGGGCACGTCGAAACGGCGCTGGCGGTGCTCGGAAAATCGTCCTGA
- a CDS encoding LAGLIDADG family homing endonuclease → MDLNVPATLTPPESAVLNVGPGRPAAKTLHDHPPQAWAEGLLRKYGPMPVSENARTVLERRYLKKGMKGDPLETPEEMACRVAYNIALAEGLYYGALPEVTLRWAEAFYAMMLRLDFLPNSPTLMNAGRELQQLSACFVLPVEDSMESIFEAVKNTALIHKSGGGTGFSFSRLRPHADVVRSTKGVSSGPISFMTVFDAATETIKQGGTRRGANMGILRVDHPDILDFITCKSQTNRLNNFNISVALTEEFMKAVESGEEYSLVNPHSREVTGRLPAREVFERIVDSSWKNGEPGMIFIDRINRDNPTPRIGAIESTNPCVTGDTFVMTKEGPRQVKELLDRRVDIVVDGQVFSSADRGFFPTGKKPVFRLTTREGHTLRLTGDHPVLKAASVSRYNIVKEWTPASSLCPGDKIFVHNHRELAAWGGPYGKAEGYLLGLLVGDGTLKRDKAVISVWVPDKVVNGEAYVPEGPRGVMAAALACAVSLPHRSDFNGWQEIPGRNECRPSLAVVKEIAGRLGMEPGQKVITPEAEKCSSDFYRGFLGGLFDADGSVQGNQEKGVSIRLAQSNLELLETVQRMLLRIGIASTLYRNRRPPGETSLPDGHGSSADYRTKAQHELAISNDNVQRFADRIGFMDTDKQARLVKLLNSHTRRYNRERFLATVDSFTTEGTEEVFDIQVPGVNAFDANGFFVHNCGEQPLLPYESCNLGSINLANMIATQDGHARIDYDKLKATVHMVVRFLDDVIDMNNYPLAEIRHMTVGNRKIGLGVMGFADMLIALGTPYDSDEALAVAQELMSFIQEESGAASCSLARERGPFPNYDVSVFPERGGAPRRNATTTTIAPTGTISIIAGVSSGIEPIFALSYIRNVMDNDHLVEVHPLFDAEMRRRGLYSVERMTELSKVGSLRHLGWIPEDVARVYVTAHDISPEAHLRMQAAFQKYTENAVSKTVNFPADATREDIRKVFVLAYRLGCKGVTVYRDKSREEQVLNIGGVNAKAEAQEQEPAPGPEMFVTPRPRPDTLIGVTKEIKTSCGKLYVTINRDEKGIFEVFNQMGKAGGCAASQSEAIGRLASLALRSGVQPGMIVKQLKGISCHLPSWGGNGGGKILSCADAVSKAIEWYLENFEAMFPGFPMPVAEAARPAAKKSSLPAGEEEIARGACPDCGSQVERQEGCLKCRSCGFSEC, encoded by the coding sequence ATGGATCTGAACGTCCCAGCAACCCTGACGCCACCCGAGTCGGCCGTCCTGAACGTCGGCCCCGGGCGCCCCGCCGCCAAGACCCTTCACGACCATCCGCCGCAGGCGTGGGCCGAGGGCCTCCTGCGGAAATACGGCCCCATGCCGGTCTCTGAAAACGCCCGAACGGTGCTGGAACGCCGCTACCTCAAGAAAGGGATGAAGGGGGATCCCCTGGAAACCCCCGAGGAGATGGCGTGCCGCGTGGCGTACAACATCGCGCTGGCGGAAGGCCTCTATTACGGCGCCCTCCCCGAGGTGACGCTCCGGTGGGCGGAGGCGTTCTACGCGATGATGCTCCGGCTGGACTTCCTCCCCAACTCCCCCACGCTGATGAACGCGGGCCGCGAGCTTCAGCAGCTGTCGGCGTGTTTCGTGCTCCCGGTGGAGGACTCGATGGAATCGATCTTCGAGGCGGTCAAGAACACCGCCCTCATCCACAAGAGCGGCGGGGGGACCGGCTTTTCCTTCTCCCGCCTGCGCCCGCACGCCGACGTCGTCCGCTCGACGAAGGGGGTCTCCTCCGGCCCGATCTCCTTCATGACCGTGTTCGACGCGGCCACCGAGACGATCAAGCAGGGCGGGACGCGGCGCGGCGCCAACATGGGAATCCTGCGGGTCGACCATCCGGACATCCTCGACTTCATCACCTGCAAGAGCCAGACGAACCGGCTCAACAACTTCAACATCTCCGTCGCGCTCACCGAGGAGTTCATGAAGGCGGTCGAGAGCGGCGAGGAGTACAGCCTGGTCAACCCGCACTCCCGGGAGGTCACCGGGCGCCTCCCTGCCCGCGAGGTCTTCGAACGGATCGTCGACTCCTCCTGGAAGAACGGCGAGCCGGGGATGATCTTCATCGACCGGATCAACCGGGACAACCCCACGCCACGGATCGGCGCGATCGAGAGCACGAACCCCTGCGTCACCGGAGATACGTTCGTAATGACGAAAGAAGGTCCACGGCAAGTCAAGGAACTGCTCGACAGAAGAGTGGACATCGTTGTCGATGGGCAGGTGTTCTCAAGCGCGGACCGGGGTTTCTTTCCCACCGGAAAGAAACCGGTCTTCCGCCTAACGACGAGGGAGGGACACACTTTACGTCTCACCGGTGATCACCCGGTCCTCAAAGCGGCATCCGTCTCCCGATATAACATCGTAAAAGAGTGGACCCCTGCGTCCTCCCTGTGCCCTGGAGACAAGATCTTCGTCCACAATCATCGCGAATTGGCCGCGTGGGGCGGCCCCTACGGCAAAGCGGAAGGATATCTTCTCGGTCTTCTCGTCGGCGACGGCACGCTGAAACGGGACAAGGCCGTGATTTCGGTGTGGGTTCCCGACAAGGTCGTCAACGGGGAGGCCTATGTCCCTGAAGGCCCTCGTGGCGTTATGGCTGCCGCACTGGCATGCGCTGTAAGCCTACCTCACAGAAGCGACTTTAACGGTTGGCAGGAGATCCCGGGCCGGAACGAATGCCGGCCTAGCCTCGCAGTTGTAAAGGAGATCGCGGGACGGTTAGGGATGGAGCCCGGGCAGAAAGTCATCACACCCGAGGCGGAAAAGTGCTCTTCCGATTTTTACAGAGGCTTCCTCGGGGGTCTGTTCGATGCCGACGGATCCGTCCAAGGCAACCAGGAGAAAGGAGTCAGCATCCGGCTTGCCCAAAGCAACCTCGAACTTCTGGAAACCGTCCAGCGCATGCTGCTCCGCATAGGGATCGCGAGCACTCTTTACAGGAATCGGCGTCCTCCCGGTGAAACATCCCTGCCGGACGGCCACGGTAGCTCTGCAGACTACAGGACAAAGGCCCAGCACGAACTCGCGATCAGCAATGACAATGTCCAACGATTCGCCGACCGGATCGGGTTCATGGATACAGACAAACAGGCGCGGCTCGTTAAACTGCTGAATTCCCATACCCGGCGGTACAACCGGGAGCGGTTTCTGGCGACCGTAGATTCATTTACCACTGAAGGGACAGAAGAAGTATTCGACATCCAGGTGCCCGGCGTCAACGCCTTCGATGCGAACGGCTTTTTCGTTCACAATTGCGGCGAGCAGCCTCTGCTGCCGTACGAATCGTGCAATCTGGGCTCCATCAACCTGGCGAACATGATCGCGACGCAGGACGGGCACGCCCGGATCGACTACGACAAGCTGAAGGCCACGGTGCACATGGTGGTCCGGTTCCTCGACGACGTGATCGACATGAACAACTACCCCCTCGCCGAGATCCGGCACATGACCGTCGGGAACCGGAAGATCGGCCTCGGCGTGATGGGGTTCGCCGACATGCTGATCGCGCTGGGGACCCCGTACGACTCCGACGAGGCGCTGGCGGTGGCCCAGGAGCTGATGAGCTTCATCCAGGAGGAGTCGGGGGCCGCCTCCTGCAGCCTCGCCCGCGAACGCGGCCCCTTTCCGAACTACGACGTCAGCGTCTTCCCGGAGCGGGGCGGCGCCCCGCGGCGCAACGCCACCACGACGACGATCGCCCCCACGGGGACGATCAGCATCATCGCGGGCGTTTCCAGCGGGATCGAGCCGATCTTCGCCCTCTCCTACATCCGCAACGTCATGGACAACGACCATCTCGTGGAGGTCCACCCCCTCTTCGACGCCGAGATGCGGCGCCGGGGGCTCTACTCCGTCGAGCGTATGACCGAGCTCTCGAAGGTGGGCTCGCTCCGGCACCTGGGGTGGATCCCCGAGGACGTCGCCCGGGTCTACGTCACGGCGCACGACATCTCCCCGGAGGCCCACCTGCGGATGCAGGCGGCCTTCCAGAAGTACACCGAAAACGCGGTGTCCAAGACGGTGAACTTTCCCGCCGACGCCACGCGCGAAGACATCCGGAAGGTGTTTGTCCTCGCCTACCGCCTCGGCTGCAAGGGCGTCACGGTCTATCGGGACAAGAGCCGCGAAGAGCAGGTTCTGAACATCGGCGGAGTGAACGCGAAGGCGGAAGCGCAGGAGCAGGAGCCGGCTCCCGGGCCCGAGATGTTCGTCACCCCCCGCCCGCGGCCCGACACCCTGATCGGCGTCACGAAGGAGATCAAGACCAGCTGCGGAAAGCTCTACGTCACGATCAACCGGGACGAGAAGGGGATCTTCGAGGTATTCAACCAGATGGGGAAGGCCGGCGGCTGCGCCGCCTCGCAGTCGGAGGCGATCGGACGTCTCGCCTCCCTCGCGCTGCGATCCGGCGTGCAGCCCGGGATGATCGTCAAGCAGTTGAAGGGGATCTCCTGCCACCTCCCCTCCTGGGGCGGCAACGGCGGAGGGAAGATTCTCTCCTGCGCCGACGCCGTGTCGAAGGCGATCGAGTGGTACCTCGAAAACTTCGAGGCGATGTTCCCCGGCTTCCCGATGCCCGTCGCCGAGGCCGCCCGGCCCGCGGCGAAGAAGTCGTCCCTTCCCGCCGGGGAGGAAGAGATCGCCCGCGGCGCCTGCCCAGACTGCGGCAGCCAGGTCGAGCGGCAGGAGGGGTGCCTCAAGTGCCGCTCCTGCGGCTTCAGCGAGTGCTGA
- a CDS encoding formate dehydrogenase subunit gamma: protein MSHADLEAGKVIRMSLLFRVQHLLLTVLLTVLAITGFALMYHDNTLAQWIIRLEGGVTNRGIVHRIAAVLLMANLVYHAFYMLLSREGKPELRQLFIVRQDIDDFFQSLRYNLGTAKEYPRFGKYGYKEKFQYWGASAGIILISVTGIMLWAEEFSMSFFPKIVLDMAIVIHGYQGLLAFAVLFLWHLYNVHLHPSVFPMNPSWITGKVSAEWMREEHPLEYEKLKGKGLL, encoded by the coding sequence ATGAGCCACGCCGACCTCGAAGCCGGGAAAGTGATCCGGATGTCGCTCCTCTTCCGCGTACAGCACCTCCTGTTGACGGTGCTGCTCACGGTGCTCGCGATCACGGGATTCGCCCTGATGTACCACGATAACACCCTGGCTCAGTGGATCATCCGGCTGGAGGGGGGCGTTACCAACCGGGGGATCGTGCACCGGATCGCCGCCGTCCTGCTGATGGCGAACCTCGTGTATCACGCCTTCTACATGCTCCTCTCCCGGGAAGGGAAGCCGGAGCTGCGCCAGCTCTTCATCGTCAGGCAGGACATCGACGACTTCTTCCAGTCGCTCCGGTACAATCTCGGGACGGCGAAGGAGTACCCGCGCTTCGGGAAGTACGGGTACAAGGAGAAGTTCCAGTACTGGGGCGCGTCGGCGGGGATCATCCTCATCTCGGTCACCGGCATCATGCTGTGGGCGGAGGAATTCTCCATGTCCTTCTTCCCGAAGATCGTTCTCGACATGGCGATCGTTATCCACGGCTACCAGGGCCTCCTCGCCTTCGCGGTCCTCTTCCTCTGGCATCTCTACAACGTCCACCTGCACCCCTCCGTCTTCCCGATGAACCCGTCGTGGATCACCGGGAAGGTCTCCGCGGAGTGGATGCGCGAGGAGCATCCACTGGAATACGAAAAACTCAAAGGGAAAGGGCTTTTATGA
- a CDS encoding rubredoxin, whose translation MCANCGYVYDPEVGDPSSGIPPGTAFDDLPPGWVCPMCYAEKSQFDELE comes from the coding sequence ATCTGCGCGAACTGCGGCTACGTCTACGATCCGGAGGTCGGGGATCCTTCGAGCGGAATCCCGCCGGGGACGGCGTTCGACGACCTGCCCCCGGGGTGGGTCTGCCCGATGTGCTACGCTGAAAAATCACAGTTCGACGAACTGGAGTAG